ACTTAATAGACTAAAGGACCTTTCTACATGATATGGAAAAGAACGTCGGCGGTCTCGACAGAACGGCACGGCTCGTCCTCGGCCCACTCCTCGTTGCGGTCGGTGTCGCAGTAGCGGCAGGCTATCTCGATATCGGACTCGCAGGCACGATTGGGTTGGTGGTCACTGCACTCATCCTCGTCGCAGGTGTAATCTTCGTCGTCACTGGAACGACGCAAAAGTGCCCGGCAAACCAGGTCGCTGGGATCAACACGCACGACAAGTAGAACTGATGGACGCAAGACACTCGTCGTCGCCAAAATCGACGGTACGGCTCTACGGAAGCACGTAGGCAGGCGGAAATGACGGTGACCAGTGTTCTGGTTTTTTAGCTCGCCAACCCGCTCGTGGAGACATCCGGCTACTTGAATTGTTTCTTCAATTTCCGAACCAGTAGTTTATTCGCCCACCCTGACCGACATCTACCTGAAAAATATGCCTTTTTCCAAGACGGGAGAAAAATACGTATAGAACGGGTTTTCAGGAGCCAGAGTGGTTAGTATTACCATTCACACCTATTCGAGTGCACGCAAATAGCTGTGGATATCGCCGTGACGGGGACTGGAATACGTCTCGCGATATTTCTACCTGTAATGCTGAATTCGGATTCGCTTGAACGGTGGTACCTATGAGTACTCCAGAGTCACGGATAGATGTCGAACGGTTTGTCTCGAACTTTCTCGAGTTCCAGTACCGCGAGGTGATGATGGTCTTCGCGACGCTTGCTGTCGTGGCAGGATCTATCGTCTTCTTCCCCGGATTTGATAAACTCAGTAAGGGCCTGCAAGCCGATATTTCGCTTACACTGATGGCGGCGTTTATTCTCGTTGCAGTTATCGCTGGGGTCGTCAAGGGGATGGTGGGCTTCGGCTATGCACTCATCACGACGCCCATCTTCGCCTCTGTGATCGATCCAACTTTCGCAGTCGTTGTCCTGGCTATTCCTCCGTGGATGATCAACATGTTCCAGATCGGAGAGACCGACACCGGTTTATCCTTCATCCGCGAGGAATGGGTTCTCGTCCTGCTAGCTATCGTGGGGTCGGTAATCGGAGTCGCGTTCCTTGCCGAATTTAACACGGGTCCAATCGT
The DNA window shown above is from Halostella salina and carries:
- a CDS encoding sulfite exporter TauE/SafE family protein, with translation MSTPESRIDVERFVSNFLEFQYREVMMVFATLAVVAGSIVFFPGFDKLSKGLQADISLTLMAAFILVAVIAGVVKGMVGFGYALITTPIFASVIDPTFAVVVLAIPPWMINMFQIGETDTGLSFIREEWVLVLLAIVGSVIGVAFLAEFNTGPIVPFLIGLVIFGYVVFQIVQGFVTVEETHNPLGLSVAGFLEGFLLAVANLGPLLPAYFHTFERDTERYIGGLSMVLGTVFTVRIIQMALFTDLLTTYRLWLGSVIAVVTIVGLLLGTYLRRLEVDEEKFNWFVVALLFVISLNIFRNTIPALFL
- a CDS encoding YgaP family membrane protein gives rise to the protein MEKNVGGLDRTARLVLGPLLVAVGVAVAAGYLDIGLAGTIGLVVTALILVAGVIFVVTGTTQKCPANQVAGINTHDK